The genomic region ACCTCTTGAAACAAAATGGCACTCAAAGTTACAAGGCAACTATCAAGGTGTACGGTGCTAAAGATGGCAAGGCCGATTTGACTAACCTTGTAGCGACAAAAGATTTGGATGTCAACTTGAATGGCTTGACCACCCCAGCTGAAGTCCAAAAAGGCGTGGCCGACAACACTAAAGACACAGTGGATGTTCCAGCCACTTATTTGGATAAAGCCAACTTCCCAGGCCCATTCACAGCCGGCGTCAACCAAGTCATTCCATACGAATTCTTCGCTGGTGACGGTATGTTGACTCGTCTGATTTTGAAAGCTTCTGACAAGGCCCCATGGTCAGACAATGGTTCAGCTAAAAATCCAGCTCTTCCACCAGTAGAAAAATTGGGCAAAGGTCTCTATTTCTATGAAGTAGACTTGGCCGGCACTCAAGGAAAATCTGATAAAGCTCTTCTTGACCTCTTGAAACAAAACGGCACTCAAAGCTATAAAGCTACCATCAAAGTGTACGGTGCTAAAGACGGCAAGGCAGACTTGAGCAACCTTGTAGCGACAAAAGATTTGACAGTGAACTTGCATGGACATCAGTCTCTGATTCCGATGCAGTCAGGTTTCGTCCCATCTTCTAATGGTTCAGCTATGCCGGCTCCAATGATGAATAGTCATCAAGATGCATCTAAGATGAACGCTCAAATGCCTAGTGCCAATCAAGATGAGATGAAATCTAAAATGCCAGCTGCTAGTCAGGATAAGATGATGCCTAACAAAGAGCAGGACAAAACCATGAATGCTAGCCAGCCTATGGCAACACCAAGCATGAAACAAGATCAAGCTCCAGCAGCCTCAAGCAAAATGTCTGATGAAGGCAAGATGGTATCTAATAACAAGGTATCAAGTCCAATGATGGCTGATCAAATGAAAGACCAAAAAGACATGCTTCCATATACTGGTGAAGCCCAAACATCAATGGCTACTCTTGGATTCTTTGGATTAGCCTTGGCCGGACTTCTAGGTGGACTCGGTTTGAAAGCTAAAAAAGAAGAAAATGACTAGTCTAGCTACAGACTTTCTATCTAGGATATGAAAAATCCAGATATCGTTTAGAATGTTCGTAAAGAGATTAAAATAGTGTTATACTATTGTGGTATAGCACTGTTTTTTTCAAAGGAGAGACAGATGGGAAAGACAATTTTACTCGTTGACGACGAGGTAGAAATCACAGATATTCATCAACGTTATCTGGTTCAGGCAGGATATCAGGTTTTGGTGGCCCATGATGGAGTAGAGGCCTTAGAAATCTTCAAGAGAAAACCAATTGATTTGATTATTACAGATATCATGATGCCTCGGATGGATGGTTATGATTTGATTAGCGAAGTTCAGTATCAATCTCCGGATCAGCCTTTTCTCTTTATCACGGCTAAGACCAGTGAGCAGGACAAGATTTACGGCTTGAGCTTAGGGGCAGATGACTTTATTGCCAAGCCCTTTAGTCCTCGTGAGCTGGTTTTGCGTGTCCACAATATCTTGCGTCGCCTTCATCGTGGAGGTGAGACAGAAGTCGTCAGTCTCGGGAATTTACGGATGAATCATGGTAGCCATGAGGTCCAAGTTGGAGATGTGGCGCTTGATTTGACCGTCAAATCCTTCGAACTTCTATGGCTTTTAGCCAGCAATCCAGAGCGGGTTTTCTCTAAGACAGACCTCTATGAAAAGGTCTGGCAAGAAGACTATGTGGATGACACCAATACCTTGAATGTTCATATTCATGCTCTTCGACAGGAGTTGGCTAAACATGCTAGTTCAGAAACACCCACCATCAAAACCGTCTGGGGCTTGGGCTACAAAATTGAGAAAGCACGAGGTAGTTAATGAAATTAAAAAGTTATATTTTAGTGGGGTATGTCATTTCAACACTCCTAACGATTATCGTGGTTTTTTGGGCCATCCAGCGAATGCTAATTGAAGAAAGAGAAATTTATTTCCTAGTGGGTATGACTCTAGTGGCTAGTTTTATCGGTGCTGGGATTAGTCTCTTTCTCCTATCGCCGGTCTTTACTTCATTGGGCAAACTCAAGGAACATGCCAAGAGAGTAGCGGACAAGGATTTCCCTGCAAATCTGGAGGTTCAAGGCCCTGTAGAATTTCAACAATTAGGCCAAGCTTTCAATGAAATGTCCCATGATTTGCAGGCGACATTTGATTCCTTGGAAGAAAGCGAACGAGAAAAGGGCTTGATGATTGCTCAACTTTCGCATGATATCAAGACCCCCATCACTTCGATCCAAGCGACGGTAGAAGGGATTTTGGATGGGGTTATCAAGGAAGGAGAACAGGACCATTATCTAGCAACCATTGGGCGCCAGACTGAAAGACTCAATAAACTGGTTGAGGAGTTGAATTTTTTGACCCTAAACACAGCTAGAAATCAGGTCGAAACGACCAGCAAAGACAGCATTTTTCTGGACCAGCTCTTGATTGAGTGCATGAGTGAATTTCAGTTCTTGATTGAGCAGGAAGAGCGAGATGTCCATTTGCAGGTAATTCCTGAGTCTGCACGGATTGAGGGAGATTATGCCAAACTTTCTCGTATCTTGGTGAATCTGGTCAATAATGCTTTTAAATACTCAGCTCCAGGAACCAAGCTGGAAGTGGTGGCCAAGCTGGAAAATAACCAGCTTTCAATCAGTGTGACGGATGAGGGACAGGGGATTGCCCCAGAGGATTTGGAGAATATTTTCAAACGCCTTTATCGTGTAGAAACTTCGCGTAACATGAAAACAGGTGGTCATGGCTTAGGACTTGCTATTGCGCGTGAATTGGCTCATCAATTGGGTGGAGAAATCACAGTTACCAGCCAGTACGGCCTCGGAAGCACCTTTACCCTCCTTCTCAATCTCTCTGGCAATGAAAATAAAGCTTAAAACCCCTTTACAAATCTAGCCATTCATGGTAAAATGGATTTTGTGTGAAATATCAGCAGGAAAGCATGAAGCTCGTCAACAGGTGTCTTATGATAAGTAACCTTGGCTGTTTAGGCGAAGGGCATCTGCACGAATCAGGGCTTTCTAAGTGACTATTTCCACCGAAATATTATTTATATCAGGAGGGCATTCACATGTCACGTTATACAGGACCATCTTGGAAACAAGCTCGTCGCCTTGGCCTTTCACTTACAGGTACAGGTAAAGAATTGGCACGTCGTAACTACGTACCAGGACAACACGGACCAAACAACCGTTCTAAATTGTCAGAATACGGTTTGCAATTGGCTGAAAAACAAAAACTTCGTTTCACTTACGGTGTAGGTGAAAAACAATTCCGTAACTTGTTCGTACAAGCTACAAAAATCAAAGGCGGAATCCTAGGTTTCAACTTCATGCTTCTTTTGGAACGCCGTTTGGATAACGTTGTTTACCGTCTTGGTCTTGCGACTACTCGTCGTCAAGCTCGTCAATTCGTAAACCACGGTCACATCCTTGTTGACGGAAAACGCGTTGATATCCCATCATACCGCGTAACTCCAGGTCAAGTGATTTCAGTTCGTGAGAAATCATTGAAAGTTCCAGCTATCCTTGAAGCAGTAGAAGCTACTCTTGGACGTCCAGCATTCGTATCATTCGACGCTGAAAAATTGGAAGGTTCATTGACTCGCTTGCCAGAACGCGACGAAATCAACCCAGAAATCAACGAAGCACTTGTCGTTGAATTCTACAACAAAATGCTTTAATTTTAAGATATATCTTACAGAAAGCCTACAACAGTGGGCTTTTTGCTTTGTCTTAAAATGTTGATCTCTGGGTTTGTTTAGAGATTTGCTAGTAAGGTTATTGGTGTATCTAGGTCTATCTATTCCAAGAATGACGCGATATTGATGATATAATATTTTAGCCTCCTCAGTTTAATGAAGGGAGGTGTTATGTATGCTAGAGTTACTTTCCCTTTTTCTAGCTCCGTTACTTGTTAACGTACTATCTGAGCTTTTCAAGCTATGGATAAAGAGACGTAGCACCCTTTTAGAGGGTAGCAAAAAACCCCATCGGTGGCACGGTGGGGTTTTTTAGTTATATATGCTAGAAGCATTATTTTCCCTTTATGCTTTCATTCTAACACAACCCCTCCGATATTTCAAGCTTTTGTTTTGATATGTCCTCAGAGGTCATTACGCAATCTTATAACACTGAAGCCTGTGGTTTGAGTCCGCTTTACTGAAATTAGCCCACGCGCTTCTAGCCTCCATTCTACAGCAAAGAAATCAACTCTTTTCTAGGGGATTTCCGCCCTCATTTTTGTCTTTTGTGCTAAAATAGACTTATAAATTGAAAATAAGGAATGTTTATGAAATCGGGTAATGGTTTTTGGAAAGGCTGTCTCTATTTTTGGGGCTTCTTGTTCTTATTAGGCCTGTTGGTCCAATATGCTCTTCCGCTTGCGGCTTGTGTCCTGCTAGGCTATGGTGGTTATCGCCTCTATAAACGTTGGCGCTATCCTCTTTTGCAGGATCGTTCGCTCGATGATCGGATTGAGCTTTTAAAAGCTCGGATTCGTCAGGCGGACAAGGATATTCAGCAGTTAGAGGGAGTC from Streptococcus mitis NCTC 12261 harbors:
- a CDS encoding response regulator transcription factor → MGKTILLVDDEVEITDIHQRYLVQAGYQVLVAHDGVEALEIFKRKPIDLIITDIMMPRMDGYDLISEVQYQSPDQPFLFITAKTSEQDKIYGLSLGADDFIAKPFSPRELVLRVHNILRRLHRGGETEVVSLGNLRMNHGSHEVQVGDVALDLTVKSFELLWLLASNPERVFSKTDLYEKVWQEDYVDDTNTLNVHIHALRQELAKHASSETPTIKTVWGLGYKIEKARGS
- a CDS encoding sensor histidine kinase codes for the protein MKLKSYILVGYVISTLLTIIVVFWAIQRMLIEEREIYFLVGMTLVASFIGAGISLFLLSPVFTSLGKLKEHAKRVADKDFPANLEVQGPVEFQQLGQAFNEMSHDLQATFDSLEESEREKGLMIAQLSHDIKTPITSIQATVEGILDGVIKEGEQDHYLATIGRQTERLNKLVEELNFLTLNTARNQVETTSKDSIFLDQLLIECMSEFQFLIEQEERDVHLQVIPESARIEGDYAKLSRILVNLVNNAFKYSAPGTKLEVVAKLENNQLSISVTDEGQGIAPEDLENIFKRLYRVETSRNMKTGGHGLGLAIARELAHQLGGEITVTSQYGLGSTFTLLLNLSGNENKA
- the rpsD gene encoding 30S ribosomal protein S4; its protein translation is MSRYTGPSWKQARRLGLSLTGTGKELARRNYVPGQHGPNNRSKLSEYGLQLAEKQKLRFTYGVGEKQFRNLFVQATKIKGGILGFNFMLLLERRLDNVVYRLGLATTRRQARQFVNHGHILVDGKRVDIPSYRVTPGQVISVREKSLKVPAILEAVEATLGRPAFVSFDAEKLEGSLTRLPERDEINPEINEALVVEFYNKML